The window CCGGGTCCACGGCTTCGCCGCCCAGGGCCACAACAGAGGGATGAGCGTCTCGGTCAAAGAGTCCGCCGGCCAGCAGAGCCTTGGCGAACGAAGGCGTTGTTTCGATTGAGTCGATGAGTTCGTCGGCCAGGAACAGGCTCAATGCCTCGGGGTCGCGACGGGTCTGGTTGTCCACCATGTGCAGCTCGTGCCCTGCCAGCAGCCACAGAATGGGATCCCAGGAGGCGTCGAAGGACAGCCCGGCCGTGTGGGCTACGCGCAGAGGCCTGCCTAGACGTCTTTCCGCAGGATCAAAAATCCTGTCGCGGTGGGAGGTCAGCAGATTCAGGAGTGCCAGATGTTCCACGCCGACGCCCTTGGGTCTGCCCGTGGATCCCGAGGTGAATATGACGTAGGCAAGATCGTGCTGTCCAGCGCTGGGAGGCAGGGGCGTGTGGTCCTGGCTTTCCAATGCTGCCGTTGTCCCGGCGGAATCCAGGACAGTCACCGGGACCTTGGTCTGCGGCCTGCCTGGGTCACTGTCTTCGGCCAAGACAGCTTGCGTGAGCAGGATGATCGGTTCCGCATCCTCCAGCATCCCCTCGACCCGGCCCGAAGGGTAGTCCGGGTCCAGTGGAACGTAGGCTGCTCCGGCCTTGAGGATGGCCAGGATGGCAACGGGAAGGAGGACGCTGCGGTCCAGTCGAACGGCCACGGTGCTGCCCGGCCCGGCCCCACGCCCGCGCAGGAAGCGGGACAGCTGGTTGGAGCGGCGCTCCACCTCGGCGAAAGTCAGGCAACCGTCGGAAGCAACCACGGCGGTTCGTTCAGGAGCCGCTGTTGCCACTGATTGGAACTCCTCAACAACTGTGTGGCCCGGCAGGTCCACCGACTCGGCGTCCCCCTTGGCGAGCAGCGCCTGTTCTTCGGCCGTCGTAGTCACGGACAGGGCCGCCGTCGGGTCTTCAGGATTGGCCAAAAGCGAGCCCAGCAGCCGGACGAAACGCATCAGGTGTTCGTCCAGGCCCGCCTGGCTGTAGAGATCGGCGTTCGCCGCAAACTGAACTGTCACCTGGGCCTTGGGGCCTTGCCCCAGGCCATGGACGATGATCGACAAGTCATCGATGGGCCCGGTGGAAAGAATGTTCATGACTCCGGTCGCCTCGCCAAAGGAGATATTCTCGAGTACCGGAAGGATGTTGACCGACGGACCCGCATAGCCGCCCTGGCCGCTCAAGGACTCGAAGCGTGTGCGCTGGTGGATCAGGGCCCCACGCAGCTTTCCTCCCATCGTTGTGACCATGTCCTGGACGGTGGCTCCGGGAGTGATGTCCACTCTGATCGGGACGATGTTTGAGAGCATCGAGGGCGTGGACTTGGCCAGCCTTCCGCGTCGGGCCGTTACTGGCAATGCGAGGGATACATGTTGTTCCCCGGTCATCCTGTGCAGGTACATGGATGCAGCAGTCAGAAGCAACGCCGGGGCCGTGCCGGATGCTGACTCCAGTGCTTCTACAGCGGCCGGAGAGAGACTCCGGGCGGAGCGTAGCAGCGAGTCCGCAGTGCCCATGGGGCGGCCCGCCAATCCGGCGGGGACCGGGTGACCTTCGAGTTCCCCTGCCCAGTAGGCCGCGTCTGTGGCCGCCGCGTCGGAGGACAGGTAGCTGTGGTCATCCGCGATCAATTCCTGGAGCGGGGCAAAGTCGAGGCCCGCGGTGCAGCCCATATCTTCGGCAGCGCCGAGTGCCTCGTAAACTGCGGCGACGCGGCGCAGGACCACCACGGCGGAGTATCCATCGAGCAGCAAGTGGTGGACGCGCTGGTAGAAGAAGTGCCTGGTCCCGGTGATCCGGATGACCTCGGTGTGGAGCAGCCCGCCGTCTTCCACGCTGCGCGCTTGTGCCATGTCCGCGTCCATCAGTTCGCGTGCTGTGCGTTCGCGGGCAGGCTCGTCCCCGCACTCGCTGAGGTCGGTGAACTGCACAGCGGCTACCGTTGTTTTTGCGTGCTGGTAGGGACCGTCGTCGTCTTCGCCGAACGCAAGATTCAGAGCAGGTGTCTCCGCAACCGCCCGGGCCACAGCGGCCTCCAGCCGGGCAACATCCAACGGACCAGCAATCTCTATGAACTGCCCAATCTGATACATGGGGCTGCCGTGTGCCAATTTTTGCGCGTACCAGATGCCTCGCTGGGCGGCCGTCAAACCCATCCGGGCTGGTGCCTGGTCCTCCGGAATGCCGGGCTGGTCAGGGGAAGCGGGGATAGGGGAGTTCATAATCCTTCTCTGCGGTGGGGAAGTGTGGGAAAGCAGCGGCAGCCCTGGGAATCAGGACTGCCGCGTCATGGTTGCGCGTGCTCACGTCAGGAACGGAGTGGCGCTCGTGTGGTGCGAGGGTGCGGAACTGGCAGCTGGCAAGCGGCCGCTACTGGAATTGGCCGATCTGGAGTGGACCCAGCACATCACCGTCCAGGAGGGGACCGTTGATCAGCGGGCCGTTGATGATCCCACCGTTCAGGATCCCTCCAGCCAGGAAGTTGTTGAGGACATTCACCCCGGAAACGACCGCGGTTGTGCTGGCGGCCGTCGGGGTGTCGGTTGTGGTCGCTGCTTGTGCAGGAAGAGAAGCAAAGGTGAAGGCGGAGGCGGCAAGGACGGTTCCGGCGGCGATGCGTGCGGCGTTCTTGGATGGCTTGTTCACGGGATCTCTCCATTACGTAGCTGATGTTGTCCGCGCGCCACAGAGTGCCGCGCCATCAGTGATTCGGAGCTGCCACCCTTGCGGATGGGATGCAGTTCAGTCCGAACCGTGAGACTGCGTACATTCCGGCACTTGCACACGCGCAGCATTGATCAGGCACAGCAAGCACACAGGCCCCGCCGGAATCGTTGAATGGATCATCCCCGAGCTTGAAAGCAGCAGGTTCATGCAACGCTCCGCCATCACCATTTTTTCGTCGTCTTTCCTTGCCATCACTCTTGGCCTGACCGGATGCGCTGCGACTGCGACGGGCAACCCGGCGGCCACCAGCAGCAGTTCAGCCCAAGGTACGGACGCGGGCGCAGCGGACGGTGAAAGCACGACGGCGGCGAGCACCTTTTTTGCCGATGACGCCACCCACGAGGTCAGTATCGTGTGGGACGAAACTGCCTACGCCGGCATGATCGCTGCCTACGAAAAGGATGGTTCCAAGGAGTGGATCAAGGCTGACATCACCATTGATGGCACGCAGGTGTCTGACATCGGCGTGCGGCTCAAGGGCAATTCGACGCTCCGCAGTCTGAGCGGTGGCGATGCCGGAGGGCCGGCTGGCGGTGGTGGCACCTCGTCCGGGATTTCCTCGGACGTTCCGGAATCGCTGCCCCTGCTCATCGATTTCGATAAGTACGTGGACGGTCAGAGGTTTGAAGGTTTAACGCAGCTGTCCCTGCGACCGGGTTCACCCGTTCTTAACGAGGCATTGGCACTGGCCCTGACAGAAGCCAGCGGTCAGGCCACCCAGCGCTATGCCTACACCACCTATTCCGTGAACGGCAGCGCGTCGCAGACCCGCTTGTTGGTCGAAAACCCTGACGAAACATATGCGGACTCCCTCTTTGACGGCGCCGGCGTTCTCTACAAATCCGATGCAGAATCCAGCTTCACCTATCAGGGCGAGGACCTGGCAACGTATGAGGAGCAGTTCAAGCAGCTCAACCGGGAGGACACGGAAGACCTCCATCCGATTGTTGATTTCCTTAAGTGGCTTTCCGAGGCGAGTGACGAGGAGTTCGACGCCGGGTTGGCGAACTGGGTGGATGTGGACTCGTTCGCCCGCTATGCAGCCACGATGAACCTGCTGGTCAACGGTGATGACATGGCGGGACCCGGCCAGAATTACTACCTCTGGTATGACCTTGAGACCCAAAAGATCTCCATCATTTCCTGGGACCTGAACCTGGCCATGACGGGCAATGCCACAGCATCCCCTGATCAGGAGGTGTCCATCGGCGGAGGGGGAGGCAGAGACGGCGGCAAGGGTGGCGGCATGCGTGACGGCAAGGGGGGTAACGCTCTGAAAGAGAGATTCCTGGCCTCTGCCACGTTCCAAGCTATTTACCGCACCGCCTACGCTGCGCTCTACGAGCAGTTGTATGGCAGCGGAACGGCAGATGCGCTCTTGCAGGACATCACCACCACGGTTCCTACCAGCGACAACCTGACGGCGGCGCAACTCGCTGAACAGGCTGCCACACTCAAGACCTTCATTCAGGAGAGAACGGCAGCGCTGAAGGAACAGATCTAAGGCACCGGTTGATTAACTCCGTCCACTGGGCCGCGGTTGTGCAGGCGAATAGACGTTCCAACCAGTGAAACTGCAGATACGAGTGCCGTACAAGAGCTCGTACGGTTGGAATTTCCTTACTACCCGCTAACCGGGTAGTCAAAGCCAGCAACGGACGGGGCCCCTTTGGTTGACACTGCAGTCGAGCAGGTTAGGCAGGCAGCAAATTCTGCCGCCGTCACACCGGTCATTCCGGGTTTTCATCCGGATCCCACCATCTGCCGGGTCGGCGAAGACTACTATCTGTCGACGTCGAGCTTTGAGTATTTCCCTGGCGCACCGATCTTCCATAGCAGGGACCTGGTGGCGTGGGAGCAAATCGGTAATATCCTCACCCGCCGGAGTCAGTTCGCTGTTGGGGACGGGCGATCCTCTGGCGGAATCTTCGGGTCGACCCTGAGACACCACAACGGTGAATTCTGGTTCGTTACCACCAATATGAGCAACTTTGGTGGCGGCCATTTGCTGTTGCGGGCTAAGGAGGCCGCCGGCCCGTGGAGTGAACCTGTTCAGATCCCGGGCACACTGGGGATCGACCCGGATATTGCCTGGGACAGCGAAGGGAATTGCTACCTTACCTGGGTGGGGTTCGGTCCTGCCGAGAATGAGTCCGGGATCGTCCAAGCGCGTCTGGATCCTGAAGCCGACCGCCTCTTGGAGTCCCCGAGGAAGGTGTGGCAGGGAACGGGGCTCGCCTACCCCGAGGGGCCGCACCTGTACGAGGTGGGCGGTTGGTGGTATCTGCTGCTAGCCGAGGGTGGCACTGAACGTGGGCACGCAGTCTCGATCAGCCGGGCCAGCAGCCCCGAGGGTCCCTTCGAGCCTTGTTCGGCCAACCCTATCCTCACCCATCGCAGCACCGCAGCGCCCGTCCAGAACGTCGGCCACGCGGACCTGGTGGAAACTATCGACGGCGACTGGGCCGCGGTCTACCTTGGTGTGCGTCCCCGCGGCGTTGTTCCCGGCTATCACGTCCTGGGTCGGGAAACCTTTGTCGCGGGTATTTCCTGGGAAGATGGGTGGCCGCGGTTCGATCAAAACCGTTATCAGGTTCCCGCCGCCGACTCTTC is drawn from Arthrobacter sp. 31Y and contains these coding sequences:
- a CDS encoding glycoside hydrolase family 43 protein, yielding MVDTAVEQVRQAANSAAVTPVIPGFHPDPTICRVGEDYYLSTSSFEYFPGAPIFHSRDLVAWEQIGNILTRRSQFAVGDGRSSGGIFGSTLRHHNGEFWFVTTNMSNFGGGHLLLRAKEAAGPWSEPVQIPGTLGIDPDIAWDSEGNCYLTWVGFGPAENESGIVQARLDPEADRLLESPRKVWQGTGLAYPEGPHLYEVGGWWYLLLAEGGTERGHAVSISRASSPEGPFEPCSANPILTHRSTAAPVQNVGHADLVETIDGDWAAVYLGVRPRGVVPGYHVLGRETFVAGISWEDGWPRFDQNRYQVPAADSSFTDDFSSESLHHRWISPGNDPDSFTAHGPSGLLIGQSNTGSVPILATRVPGHTWSARASVLLSGDAGVRFLLRIDDTHWYAIEASGPQIRVLAQVGPLQQVLATTEISPIPDPLQLVISCSDAPLAGQPGKNTGPDEVTIGFRDRGRLTTLASLDGRYLSTEVAGGFTGRVIGLSALKGRVVMKRFEYDHQV
- a CDS encoding CotH kinase family protein, with product MQRSAITIFSSSFLAITLGLTGCAATATGNPAATSSSSAQGTDAGAADGESTTAASTFFADDATHEVSIVWDETAYAGMIAAYEKDGSKEWIKADITIDGTQVSDIGVRLKGNSTLRSLSGGDAGGPAGGGGTSSGISSDVPESLPLLIDFDKYVDGQRFEGLTQLSLRPGSPVLNEALALALTEASGQATQRYAYTTYSVNGSASQTRLLVENPDETYADSLFDGAGVLYKSDAESSFTYQGEDLATYEEQFKQLNREDTEDLHPIVDFLKWLSEASDEEFDAGLANWVDVDSFARYAATMNLLVNGDDMAGPGQNYYLWYDLETQKISIISWDLNLAMTGNATASPDQEVSIGGGGGRDGGKGGGMRDGKGGNALKERFLASATFQAIYRTAYAALYEQLYGSGTADALLQDITTTVPTSDNLTAAQLAEQAATLKTFIQERTAALKEQI